A window of the Tunturibacter empetritectus genome harbors these coding sequences:
- a CDS encoding fumarate hydratase, translating to MATIRQDDFIRSVADALQYISFYHPVDYITNLARAYEMEQSHAAKDAMAQILINSRMCAEGHRPICQDTGIVTAFVKVGMEVRWEPGIGGMMSMQEMVDEGVREAWRNADNVLRPSILEDPAFTRRNTGDNTPAMVVVELVEGGEVDVTVASKGGGSEAKSRFAMLNPSDSVVDWVLKTVPGMGAGWCPPGMLGIGIGGTAEKAMVMAKESLMDPIDMQELIARGAKTKIEELRIELYHKVNRLGIGAQGLGGLTTVLDVKIMDFPTHAANLPVAMIPNCAATRHLHFHLDGSGPVMVDPPKLDAWPKLEYDVHTARRVDLNTVTHEDVKTWKPGEVLLLSGKLLTGRDAAHKRMTDMLTRGEKLPVDFKNRFIYYVGPVEAVRDEAVGPAGPTTATRMDKFTRQMLAETGLLGMIGKAERGPAGIDAIREFEAVYLIAIGGAAYLVSKAIKSSKILAFADLGMEAIYEFEVQDMPVTVAVDTKGTSVHTTGPEEWSRRIAGIPILQ from the coding sequence ATGGCGACGATCAGGCAGGACGACTTTATCCGGAGTGTGGCGGACGCGCTGCAGTACATCAGCTTCTACCATCCGGTGGACTACATTACGAACTTGGCACGAGCCTACGAGATGGAGCAGAGCCACGCCGCGAAGGATGCGATGGCGCAGATTCTTATCAACTCGCGCATGTGCGCGGAGGGACATCGGCCGATCTGCCAGGACACGGGAATTGTGACAGCGTTCGTGAAGGTCGGGATGGAGGTTCGTTGGGAGCCCGGCATCGGCGGCATGATGTCGATGCAGGAGATGGTCGATGAAGGCGTGCGCGAGGCATGGCGGAATGCCGATAACGTGTTGCGGCCGAGCATTCTGGAAGACCCTGCGTTTACGCGGAGAAACACAGGCGACAATACTCCGGCGATGGTGGTCGTCGAGTTGGTGGAGGGCGGCGAGGTTGACGTTACGGTGGCGTCGAAGGGAGGAGGATCGGAGGCGAAGAGCAGGTTTGCGATGCTGAATCCTTCTGACTCGGTGGTGGACTGGGTGCTGAAGACGGTGCCGGGGATGGGCGCGGGGTGGTGCCCTCCTGGGATGCTGGGGATTGGGATCGGAGGAACTGCGGAGAAGGCGATGGTGATGGCGAAGGAGTCGCTAATGGACCCGATCGATATGCAGGAGCTGATCGCACGGGGAGCAAAGACGAAGATCGAAGAGCTGCGGATCGAGCTATATCACAAGGTCAATCGACTGGGCATTGGGGCGCAGGGGCTGGGCGGATTGACGACTGTGCTTGATGTTAAGATCATGGACTTCCCGACGCATGCGGCTAATCTGCCGGTCGCGATGATTCCGAACTGCGCGGCGACGCGGCATCTGCACTTCCATCTTGATGGCAGCGGGCCGGTGATGGTCGATCCGCCGAAGCTGGATGCGTGGCCGAAGCTGGAGTACGACGTACACACGGCGCGACGGGTTGATCTGAATACTGTGACGCACGAGGACGTGAAGACGTGGAAACCGGGTGAGGTACTTCTGCTCTCGGGCAAACTGCTGACCGGGCGCGACGCGGCACACAAGCGAATGACTGACATGCTGACGCGGGGCGAGAAGCTTCCGGTCGACTTCAAGAACCGTTTTATCTACTACGTTGGGCCGGTGGAGGCGGTGCGCGACGAGGCCGTAGGACCTGCCGGGCCGACGACCGCAACGCGCATGGACAAGTTCACGCGGCAGATGCTGGCTGAGACCGGCCTGCTGGGAATGATCGGCAAGGCGGAGCGCGGGCCTGCCGGGATCGATGCCATTCGCGAGTTCGAGGCGGTGTATCTGATCGCGATTGGGGGTGCCGCTTACCTAGTCTCGAAAGCGATCAAGAGCTCCAAGATCTTGGCGTTCGCGGACCTCGGGATGGAGGCGATCTACGAGTTCGAGGTCCAGGATATGCCGGTGACCGTCGCGGTCGATACCAAAGGCACCAGCGTGCATACGACAGGACCGGAGGAGTGGTCGCGCAGGATCGCTGGGATTCCGATCCTGCAGTAG
- the pgsA gene encoding CDP-diacylglycerol--glycerol-3-phosphate 3-phosphatidyltransferase: protein MNLPNSITMSRIACVPLLIWILSAAFPFTGGHGAVGLRGGEQEIIASIVFILAAITDGLDGYLARRRKQITTMGMLLDPLADKLMVTAAYIILVAYNPRVVPPWIAVLVIGREFLVSGLRSIAAAEGFTIEASEIGKLKTVIQIVSVVAAILAHRWDYWVWFPNLGGGYIVGVHFIAVTAIYWMTIVSIISAVDYFIGFWKKIDHASDKRRKRRSFVLTRKPKPMPPAEHPSRIS from the coding sequence ATGAACCTGCCCAACTCCATCACGATGAGCCGTATCGCATGCGTCCCTCTGCTCATCTGGATCCTCTCGGCCGCCTTCCCCTTCACCGGCGGACACGGAGCCGTGGGTCTGCGCGGCGGCGAACAGGAGATCATCGCCAGCATCGTCTTCATCCTTGCCGCCATCACCGACGGACTCGACGGTTACCTCGCCCGCCGCCGCAAACAGATCACGACAATGGGCATGTTGCTCGACCCACTCGCGGACAAGCTCATGGTCACCGCCGCCTACATCATTCTCGTGGCCTATAACCCCCGCGTGGTGCCGCCCTGGATCGCGGTCCTGGTCATCGGCCGCGAGTTCCTTGTCTCGGGTCTCCGCAGCATCGCCGCCGCCGAAGGCTTCACCATCGAAGCCAGCGAGATCGGAAAGCTCAAGACCGTCATTCAGATCGTCTCCGTCGTCGCGGCCATCCTTGCGCACCGCTGGGACTATTGGGTCTGGTTTCCAAACCTGGGCGGCGGTTACATCGTCGGCGTTCACTTCATCGCCGTCACTGCCATCTATTGGATGACCATCGTGTCGATCATCTCCGCGGTCGATTACTTCATCGGCTTCTGGAAGAAGATCGACCACGCCTCCGACAAACGCCGCAAGCGTCGCAGCTTTGTCCTCACCCGCAAGCCCAAGCCGATGCCTCCGGCAGAGCATCCGTCCCGCATCTCCTAA
- a CDS encoding Glu/Leu/Phe/Val family dehydrogenase: protein MQTLTLEQETNPWEAQAARFDFAAKKLNLDQGIWKVLRYPSRELIVHIPVGMDDGSIEVFTGYRVQHSVARGPAKGGIRYSPDVSLDEVRALASWMTWKCAVVNIPFGGAKGGVICDPKKMSQGELERMTRRYTAELIEFIGPEKDVPAPDMGTDEQTMAWIMDTYSMHMRQTVNAVVTGKPVNLGGSRGRKEATGRGVSVVCDEAIKHLGMSIDGCRVIVQGFGNVGSNSAKLLAQKGYTVIGIAEYDGALYNPNGIDIHALIEHRKRAGTITGFTEAEAVDKHDLLTYNCEILIPAATENVITSRNADRIRCKILCEGANGPTTTIADEILADKRVFIIPDILANAGGVTTSYFEWVQDRMGYFWTEAEVNQRLDNIMTESFHDVVTYAQTHNVNNRIAAYMLAIDRVAYTTKQRGIYA, encoded by the coding sequence ATGCAGACCCTTACGCTCGAGCAGGAGACTAACCCCTGGGAAGCCCAGGCCGCTCGATTCGACTTCGCCGCAAAAAAACTCAATCTCGATCAAGGCATCTGGAAGGTCCTCCGCTACCCCTCCCGTGAACTCATCGTCCACATCCCTGTCGGCATGGACGACGGCTCCATTGAAGTCTTCACCGGCTATCGTGTGCAGCACTCCGTTGCCCGTGGCCCCGCCAAAGGCGGCATCCGCTACTCCCCCGACGTCTCTCTCGACGAAGTCCGCGCCCTCGCCTCCTGGATGACCTGGAAGTGCGCCGTCGTCAACATTCCCTTCGGCGGAGCCAAGGGCGGGGTCATCTGCGATCCCAAAAAGATGTCCCAGGGTGAGCTCGAACGCATGACCCGTCGCTACACCGCCGAACTCATCGAGTTCATTGGACCCGAAAAAGACGTTCCCGCGCCAGACATGGGCACCGACGAGCAGACCATGGCCTGGATCATGGACACCTACTCCATGCACATGCGGCAGACCGTCAACGCCGTCGTCACCGGCAAGCCCGTCAACCTCGGCGGCTCGCGTGGACGCAAAGAGGCCACTGGCCGCGGCGTCTCCGTCGTCTGCGATGAGGCCATCAAGCATCTCGGCATGTCCATCGACGGCTGCCGAGTCATCGTTCAGGGCTTCGGCAACGTCGGCTCGAACTCCGCGAAGCTGCTCGCACAGAAGGGTTACACCGTCATCGGGATCGCCGAGTATGACGGCGCACTTTACAACCCGAACGGCATCGACATCCACGCCCTCATCGAGCACCGCAAGCGCGCCGGCACCATCACAGGCTTTACCGAGGCCGAGGCTGTCGACAAGCACGATCTGCTTACCTACAACTGCGAGATCCTTATTCCCGCAGCAACCGAAAACGTCATCACCAGCCGCAACGCCGACCGCATCCGCTGCAAGATTCTCTGTGAAGGCGCCAATGGCCCCACGACCACCATTGCCGACGAGATCCTCGCCGACAAGCGCGTCTTCATCATTCCCGACATCCTCGCCAACGCCGGCGGCGTCACCACCAGCTACTTCGAGTGGGTGCAGGATCGCATGGGCTACTTCTGGACCGAGGCCGAGGTCAACCAGCGCCTCGACAACATCATGACCGAGAGCTTCCACGACGTCGTCACCTATGCCCAGACCCACAACGTCAACAACCGCATCGCGGCCTACATGCTGGCAATCGATCGCGTAGCCTACACCACCAAGCAGCGCGGCATCTACGCCTGA
- a CDS encoding outer membrane beta-barrel protein, whose amino-acid sequence MFGFRSSVKKVAGLLLVGLMASGVAAQAQVTRRTRRESSANRKARIARTTAETYDHRYEVAGGGGYMRFKAGSSLQKSNEVTFWGSGTYFLNPKLGIIGEVRGAYGNAKIGNNLGSPVTLPFNPQISEYPFLGGVAYRVYAKEKVAVTVTGEGGAALGKFDGGAKGFQSKDIGVWQDATKPAFALGANFDYNFYPNIAFRVSPTYVGTFFRLDPLDLTHGPQSTIQNNFGVNVGLVYRFGKIK is encoded by the coding sequence ATGTTCGGTTTTCGTTCGAGTGTAAAGAAGGTAGCAGGATTGTTGCTGGTGGGGCTGATGGCCAGCGGAGTTGCAGCACAGGCGCAAGTGACGCGCAGGACGCGGCGAGAGTCGAGCGCAAACCGCAAGGCTCGCATTGCGAGGACGACGGCAGAGACCTACGACCACCGGTATGAAGTTGCGGGTGGTGGAGGGTACATGCGGTTCAAAGCCGGATCTTCGCTGCAGAAGAGCAATGAAGTGACGTTCTGGGGGTCGGGAACGTACTTCCTGAATCCGAAGCTGGGAATCATCGGTGAAGTTCGCGGGGCGTATGGGAATGCGAAGATCGGGAACAACCTTGGTTCGCCCGTGACCCTGCCCTTCAATCCGCAGATCTCGGAGTATCCGTTCCTGGGCGGAGTGGCGTACAGGGTGTATGCGAAGGAGAAGGTTGCGGTGACGGTGACGGGCGAGGGCGGAGCAGCGCTGGGCAAGTTCGACGGCGGCGCCAAGGGCTTTCAGTCGAAGGACATTGGGGTGTGGCAGGATGCGACCAAGCCGGCCTTTGCTCTGGGCGCCAACTTCGATTACAACTTCTATCCGAACATCGCGTTCAGGGTCTCGCCAACCTACGTGGGTACATTCTTCCGGCTGGATCCGCTGGATCTGACGCATGGGCCGCAGAGCACGATCCAGAACAACTTCGGGGTGAACGTTGGCCTGGTGTACAGGTTCGGAAAGATCAAGTGA
- a CDS encoding FkbM family methyltransferase, translating into MSFEVALAKMAAEPVLVFDPSPTGIATVEKSDITNIKFFPIGLAAHSGSIEFSLPKDAAEGSYSVVQEGVETIRFDCYDLGTIMSTNDDSYIDLLKMDIEGFEFDIVHQILDQRIPIRQLCVEFHSWLRPGQTYKTIVRLHRAGYRLIHKKRGDYTFLLDRSRYAELQRSYTQQPA; encoded by the coding sequence ATGAGCTTCGAAGTGGCGTTGGCAAAGATGGCGGCTGAGCCAGTTCTTGTCTTCGATCCTTCTCCAACCGGCATAGCCACCGTGGAGAAGTCTGACATCACGAACATCAAGTTCTTCCCCATCGGGCTTGCAGCTCACAGCGGGTCCATCGAGTTTTCGCTGCCGAAAGACGCTGCCGAAGGGTCATATTCCGTGGTCCAGGAGGGCGTCGAAACTATCCGGTTTGACTGTTATGACCTTGGCACGATCATGAGTACAAACGACGACTCCTACATCGACCTGCTGAAGATGGATATCGAAGGATTTGAGTTCGATATCGTCCATCAGATCCTCGATCAACGCATCCCGATCCGGCAGTTATGCGTCGAATTTCACTCGTGGCTCAGGCCTGGCCAGACGTACAAGACGATAGTAAGGCTCCATCGTGCGGGCTACCGGCTCATTCATAAAAAGCGAGGCGATTACACCTTTCTCCTCGATAGATCACGTTACGCCGAACTGCAACGCAGCTACACTCAGCAACCGGCGTAG
- the trpE gene encoding anthranilate synthase component I produces the protein MMEEAMPSFNSNSLPSASEFLKLSRKHSLVPVYRTVTADLETPVSAFLRIASEEPEAFLLESVEGGEHVGRYTFIGIQPYKKMVARGTHITVREGRRESAFEGDIFEELKRALSGHTPVRLPGLPPFTAGAVGFFAYDVVRQIEKLPSLAKDELGVPDACLMFFDQVLAFDHVKKEIHLMVTADLTREAREGAYERAVQRLNKMERRLAEALPVLRKKKPEGKLKITSRTPRLKFLKAVEKVKEYIASGDVFQCVLSQRFDCVPGVDAFEIYRALRIVNPSPYMYFLRFGLDDAAGAGLKPTSAKARRGASGSVPPQSSVAHIVGSSPELLVRVHGREVEYRPIAGTRPRGVDEVKDRAMEADLRADEKEVAEHIMLVDLGRNDVGRVSEFGSVKVKDLMFVERYSHVMHMVSSLEGRLKAGLGALDAFRACFPAGTLSGAPKIRAMEIIEELEPARRGVYGGSVLYADFSGNLDSCIAIRTLYMNGEQGHFQAGAGIVADSVPEKEFEECGNKARAVVRAIERARGV, from the coding sequence ATGATGGAGGAAGCCATGCCTTCCTTCAACTCCAACTCCCTCCCCTCTGCTAGTGAATTTCTGAAATTAAGCCGCAAACACTCGCTCGTGCCCGTTTATCGCACGGTGACGGCAGATCTCGAGACTCCCGTCTCGGCATTTCTGCGGATTGCCTCCGAGGAGCCAGAGGCGTTTCTGCTGGAATCGGTCGAAGGTGGCGAACATGTTGGGCGTTACACCTTCATCGGCATTCAACCTTATAAAAAGATGGTGGCCCGGGGGACGCACATTACCGTTCGCGAGGGGCGACGGGAGAGCGCGTTCGAGGGGGATATCTTCGAGGAGCTGAAGCGGGCGCTGAGTGGGCATACTCCGGTGCGGTTGCCGGGACTGCCTCCGTTTACGGCTGGGGCGGTGGGGTTCTTTGCGTATGACGTCGTGCGGCAGATTGAGAAGCTGCCCTCGCTGGCGAAGGATGAGTTGGGGGTGCCGGATGCCTGCCTGATGTTCTTTGATCAGGTGCTGGCCTTCGACCATGTGAAGAAGGAGATTCACCTGATGGTGACGGCGGACCTGACGCGTGAGGCCCGCGAGGGTGCGTATGAACGGGCGGTTCAAAGGCTGAACAAGATGGAGAGGCGACTGGCGGAGGCACTGCCGGTGCTTCGGAAGAAGAAGCCTGAGGGGAAGTTGAAGATTACTTCGCGGACTCCTCGGCTGAAGTTTCTAAAAGCGGTGGAGAAGGTAAAGGAATACATCGCTTCGGGGGATGTGTTTCAGTGTGTGCTGTCGCAGCGATTTGATTGTGTGCCGGGGGTGGATGCGTTTGAGATTTATCGGGCGCTGCGGATTGTGAATCCTTCGCCGTATATGTATTTTTTGCGGTTTGGGTTGGATGACGCCGCTGGGGCTGGGTTGAAACCCACGTCTGCAAAAGCGAGACGTGGGGCATCCGGTTCTGTGCCGCCACAATCTTCTGTGGCGCATATTGTAGGGTCTTCGCCGGAGCTGCTGGTGAGGGTGCATGGGCGCGAGGTGGAGTATCGGCCGATTGCCGGGACGCGGCCGCGGGGTGTGGATGAGGTGAAGGATCGGGCGATGGAGGCGGATCTTCGCGCAGATGAGAAGGAGGTGGCCGAGCACATTATGCTGGTCGACCTGGGGCGGAACGATGTGGGGCGAGTGAGTGAGTTTGGGTCGGTGAAGGTGAAGGATCTGATGTTTGTGGAGCGGTACAGCCACGTGATGCATATGGTGAGTTCGCTGGAGGGTAGGCTAAAGGCGGGGTTGGGGGCGCTGGATGCGTTTCGTGCGTGCTTCCCTGCCGGGACGCTGAGCGGTGCGCCGAAGATTCGGGCGATGGAGATTATTGAGGAGTTGGAGCCGGCTCGGCGTGGGGTTTATGGGGGGAGTGTGCTGTATGCGGACTTCAGCGGGAATCTGGATTCTTGCATTGCGATTCGAACGCTGTATATGAATGGAGAGCAGGGACACTTTCAGGCGGGGGCGGGGATTGTGGCGGATTCGGTGCCGGAGAAGGAGTTTGAAGAGTGTGGGAATAAGGCGCGGGCGGTGGTAAGGGCGATTGAGCGGGCAAGAGGTGTTTAG
- a CDS encoding FG-GAP-like repeat-containing protein: protein MPILSVLPRTIAFCSLSLMAVAGTAQQFQQPLMIATGSWPSGVVAADVNGDGRADLIYTDYGATATSSTTHILLSNGDGTFAPGQTLATAGASIAVADFNHDGHVDLAWVWGEVGLGKAYLALGNGDGTFRPAQELGTFAILGTNAPQFRYVMGAQLHDTAYLDLLVEDASNPSLITLTSDESGVLVRIVGTRLPGGVGPMATADLNEDGHTDLLIQSVVGGAVDVFLGSTAGLLTPFASFTGSSATRSMLLHDVDDDGHPDLVLEGADGRIEIFHGHADGSFSTSPEGGSGSADATAGLGGHLVAVTDTAGRHNFYTATPAGVSVLVEQSDLSLTLKGIYNAGPGRASFAAADFNGDGVLDLAVDSPEGIAVLLGSSDGGLGSSRAFSAGRPALSGALGEFSGSGNLDAVVNVSASQALLLHGSGDGSFSSATSTNAPVSATAGGQVDGLPGAPQGVGLVQTASVAVDLDGDGNQDVIAAYDNTSADHAHPTAAVANAIYLWYGNADGSFSTPVVMTPSRNFYQLAAIDLDGDGWPDLVMSDGYVVSVQGNLGRRIFGAEAHFLAGMGINSISAGDVNKDGFTDLVVANGGTVIANSAVGPTTPASDDVVTGGITVLLNTIKTNPTHAVTSIPTMVVFTISTPSTIYFGQTVSGSAIVTASDGSTPTGTISFFDDTTNICTIAVTQAASCPASAGSGFAIGRHTLSAVYSGDSTHQGSTSAPVTVTVLPLAPTTNAFIISVTGSPTTTVGGTISLQVTVTPPAGYLQPVQLSCSDLPSEATCVFAASTIPGGGGTTTLHVSMMAPRSCEVADSQSRTAGLPFASTTLATLVVLLLPGTRRRTIRNLLAAVLAICGAASLAGCSACTDLGTKPGSYTIRIIGTAIGQSVQDVSTEVKVTVQE from the coding sequence ATGCCGATTCTTAGTGTCTTGCCGAGGACGATAGCCTTCTGCTCGCTAAGCCTAATGGCTGTGGCTGGGACGGCGCAGCAGTTTCAACAACCCCTGATGATTGCTACGGGGAGTTGGCCGTCTGGAGTTGTGGCCGCCGATGTGAACGGAGATGGCCGGGCTGACCTGATCTACACCGACTATGGCGCGACGGCGACCTCGTCAACGACTCATATCCTGCTGAGTAACGGGGATGGAACCTTCGCGCCCGGCCAGACACTGGCTACCGCGGGAGCTTCGATTGCGGTCGCAGACTTCAATCACGACGGGCATGTGGACCTTGCGTGGGTCTGGGGCGAGGTTGGGCTCGGAAAGGCTTATCTGGCGCTGGGGAATGGCGATGGAACCTTTAGGCCGGCGCAGGAGCTTGGGACCTTCGCCATTCTAGGAACGAATGCTCCTCAGTTCCGTTACGTGATGGGGGCGCAGCTCCACGATACGGCGTACCTGGACCTGTTGGTGGAGGATGCCTCGAACCCTTCGTTGATTACGCTGACGAGCGATGAGAGCGGAGTTCTGGTAAGGATCGTCGGAACGCGGCTGCCGGGCGGCGTTGGCCCGATGGCTACAGCGGATCTGAATGAAGACGGTCACACCGATCTGTTGATTCAGTCTGTCGTCGGTGGCGCGGTGGATGTCTTTCTTGGATCGACCGCTGGGCTGCTGACCCCTTTCGCGAGCTTTACCGGCTCAAGCGCGACGCGGAGCATGCTGCTGCATGACGTCGACGATGATGGACATCCCGACCTCGTGTTGGAGGGCGCCGATGGACGGATCGAGATCTTTCATGGACACGCCGATGGAAGTTTCTCGACCAGCCCTGAGGGCGGAAGTGGTAGCGCAGATGCGACGGCAGGTTTGGGGGGACACCTGGTCGCGGTGACGGATACCGCAGGGCGCCACAATTTTTATACGGCGACTCCTGCTGGCGTGAGTGTTCTGGTTGAGCAGAGCGATTTGAGTCTGACGCTGAAGGGGATCTACAACGCGGGGCCGGGACGGGCGAGCTTCGCAGCCGCGGACTTCAACGGCGACGGCGTGCTGGATTTGGCGGTGGATTCGCCTGAGGGAATCGCAGTTCTGTTGGGGAGTTCGGACGGAGGACTCGGGAGTTCCCGTGCGTTTTCGGCAGGACGACCGGCGCTGAGCGGGGCTTTGGGGGAGTTTAGCGGATCGGGCAATCTGGATGCGGTGGTAAATGTTTCGGCTTCGCAGGCGCTGTTGCTGCATGGGAGTGGAGACGGATCGTTCTCCTCAGCGACATCGACGAACGCGCCGGTGAGTGCGACCGCGGGGGGGCAGGTTGATGGCTTGCCGGGAGCTCCGCAGGGAGTGGGACTTGTTCAGACCGCATCAGTCGCGGTCGATCTCGACGGAGATGGCAATCAGGATGTGATCGCAGCGTACGACAACACGAGCGCTGATCACGCTCACCCGACGGCAGCCGTAGCAAACGCAATTTATCTCTGGTATGGAAACGCCGATGGAAGCTTCTCGACGCCTGTGGTGATGACGCCTTCACGAAACTTCTACCAGTTGGCTGCGATCGATTTAGACGGCGATGGGTGGCCGGACCTGGTGATGAGCGACGGGTACGTGGTGAGCGTGCAGGGAAATCTTGGACGGCGAATCTTTGGGGCGGAAGCGCACTTCCTTGCCGGTATGGGGATCAACTCAATCTCTGCCGGGGATGTGAACAAGGATGGATTTACGGATCTGGTTGTTGCCAACGGCGGAACGGTGATTGCGAACTCGGCGGTGGGGCCAACAACGCCTGCGAGCGACGATGTCGTTACCGGCGGGATCACGGTGCTGCTCAACACGATCAAAACAAACCCTACACACGCGGTGACGAGCATCCCGACCATGGTGGTCTTTACGATTTCGACGCCGTCGACGATCTACTTTGGGCAGACGGTCAGTGGGTCTGCAATAGTGACCGCGAGCGATGGCAGCACACCGACCGGGACGATCTCTTTTTTCGACGACACGACGAACATCTGCACGATCGCGGTTACCCAGGCAGCAAGCTGCCCCGCGAGTGCAGGCTCCGGATTCGCGATAGGGAGACATACGCTGTCGGCGGTGTACTCGGGCGATTCAACGCATCAGGGATCGACGTCCGCACCAGTGACGGTGACGGTGCTGCCACTGGCGCCGACAACGAATGCGTTCATTATTTCGGTGACCGGATCCCCGACGACGACGGTTGGCGGCACGATCAGCCTGCAGGTGACAGTGACTCCTCCGGCCGGGTATCTGCAGCCGGTGCAGTTGTCGTGCAGCGATCTGCCCTCGGAGGCGACCTGTGTCTTCGCTGCGTCAACGATTCCTGGAGGTGGCGGAACCACTACGCTGCACGTGAGCATGATGGCTCCCCGGTCCTGCGAGGTCGCGGACTCCCAGTCGCGGACGGCTGGTCTGCCGTTTGCGAGTACGACTCTGGCGACGCTGGTTGTTCTGCTCTTGCCGGGTACGCGGCGGCGGACGATTCGAAACTTGCTGGCGGCGGTGCTTGCAATCTGCGGAGCGGCTTCCCTGGCCGGATGCTCGGCCTGCACCGACCTCGGGACCAAGCCGGGCAGTTATACGATTCGAATTATTGGAACCGCTATAGGGCAGTCTGTTCAAGACGTATCCACCGAAGTGAAAGTGACAGTGCAAGAGTAG
- the lepB gene encoding signal peptidase I, whose protein sequence is MSEQNRDGSLQTEEALTSSLHTSAGTRERAETPLEALSSICVVLVAGLFVMNFVFQNFVIPSGSMEKTLLIGDHVLVDRITFAPPIGWAPFVHYREPQRGDVIVFYKPNPETPDLILVKRLIGVPGDRIHLIHGVVYLNGVAQNESYAAMPKFSADPDDEYSPARDDFPTRGTPPGSFEVWSQALPSHVQGGDLVVPPGNFFAMGDNREHSADGRFWGFVPRGNILGRPLFNYWSFEATAAQMDAQGASLGARASSFFTTALHILNKTRWSRTGHLIR, encoded by the coding sequence GTGAGCGAACAAAATAGGGACGGCTCTCTGCAGACTGAGGAAGCACTGACTAGCTCACTACATACAAGCGCAGGCACAAGAGAGAGAGCTGAGACACCATTGGAGGCGCTGTCCTCTATCTGTGTAGTTCTGGTTGCGGGGCTCTTTGTTATGAACTTCGTCTTCCAGAACTTCGTGATCCCTTCCGGCTCGATGGAGAAAACGCTTCTGATCGGCGATCACGTTCTCGTAGATCGAATCACCTTCGCGCCGCCTATCGGGTGGGCTCCCTTTGTCCACTATCGCGAGCCGCAGCGCGGTGACGTGATCGTCTTTTACAAGCCGAATCCTGAGACGCCTGACCTCATCTTGGTAAAACGCCTCATTGGGGTTCCTGGTGACCGCATTCACCTTATACATGGGGTCGTTTACCTTAACGGAGTCGCTCAAAACGAGTCTTACGCGGCAATGCCGAAATTTTCGGCCGATCCAGATGACGAATACAGTCCTGCGCGTGATGATTTTCCAACACGGGGCACGCCACCTGGCTCCTTTGAAGTCTGGTCCCAGGCATTACCTTCGCATGTACAAGGCGGTGATCTGGTAGTGCCACCGGGGAATTTCTTTGCCATGGGCGATAACCGCGAGCATAGCGCAGATGGGCGCTTCTGGGGCTTCGTTCCACGAGGCAATATCCTCGGGCGACCACTCTTCAACTATTGGTCTTTCGAAGCGACTGCAGCCCAGATGGACGCACAAGGGGCCAGCTTGGGCGCTCGTGCCAGCTCATTTTTCACGACCGCTTTGCACATATTGAATAAGACCCGATGGAGCAGAACTGGTCATCTGATACGCTAG
- a CDS encoding energy transducer TonB — translation MSVSFRVIPHFLLSAVAFLICMASPLSAQQAEKGAAGLQDVGAQAIRAMLKQSLLDSTVVVEKTGKSLPSNGAWSVGKDAPSSCPQTSDACVRILYQVSEDGVSCNWVVQLIGDGNDGVILEQNKDATRYFLRRLTTSQAADIVLTRKQPIYPPLAAAAHLNGSVVVRAVVSSSGAIEKALIVSGPEMLRTSSIDAIRGWSFKPLMVGTEPVRFETDVTFDYKTMGPSSSGRVTSNP, via the coding sequence ATGAGTGTTAGTTTTCGGGTAATTCCCCATTTTCTTTTATCGGCGGTAGCATTCCTTATATGTATGGCTTCCCCTTTAAGCGCACAACAAGCTGAGAAAGGTGCAGCAGGCTTACAGGACGTTGGCGCTCAGGCGATCCGCGCGATGCTGAAGCAAAGCCTTCTTGACTCTACAGTCGTCGTAGAGAAAACGGGCAAATCCTTGCCATCCAATGGAGCGTGGTCGGTTGGCAAAGATGCCCCCTCTTCTTGCCCGCAAACGTCAGATGCCTGCGTGCGGATTCTTTATCAAGTTTCAGAAGATGGGGTTTCCTGTAACTGGGTTGTACAGCTGATCGGCGACGGAAATGATGGCGTTATTTTGGAGCAAAATAAGGATGCGACGCGTTATTTCCTGCGGAGGCTCACTACCAGCCAGGCCGCCGATATAGTCCTAACACGAAAGCAGCCTATTTATCCCCCTCTCGCAGCGGCTGCTCATTTAAACGGATCCGTCGTTGTAAGAGCGGTTGTTTCAAGTTCAGGAGCGATCGAGAAAGCTCTTATAGTGAGTGGGCCTGAGATGTTGCGAACTAGCTCAATCGATGCGATACGCGGTTGGAGCTTCAAGCCGCTGATGGTTGGCACGGAGCCCGTTCGCTTCGAAACAGACGTTACCTTCGACTATAAGACGATGGGGCCATCGTCTTCCGGCAGGGTAACGAGTAACCCGTAG